The following are encoded in a window of Microbacterium sp. LWO13-1.2 genomic DNA:
- the argJ gene encoding bifunctional glutamate N-acetyltransferase/amino-acid acetyltransferase ArgJ, whose amino-acid sequence MSVTAPQGFEAAGVAAGLKSTGKPDVAVVVNRGPRKVGAAVFTSNRAKANPIIWSQQAVADRVVEAVVLNSGGANCFTGTFGFQTTHQTAEKAAEMLGVSAGDVLICSTGLIGVGDEVFRAKVLTGTAHAIAELSADGGQSAAEAIMTTDSVSKTATITRDGWTIGGMAKGAGMLAPGLATMLVVLTTDAVLEPLEADAALRRATGQTFDRLDSDGCMSTNDQVTLLANGASGVVPGLEDFTQALIDLCLELSVKLQGDAEGASHDITIEVRNAASEQDAVEVGRSVARNNLFKAAIFGNDPNWGRVLAAIGTTNAQFDPYDVDVSMNGVRVCSQGGPDRPREEVDLTPRATHLVIDLKVGDASATILTNDLTHDYVHENSAYAS is encoded by the coding sequence ATGAGCGTGACCGCACCCCAAGGATTCGAAGCCGCCGGCGTCGCCGCCGGTCTCAAGTCCACCGGCAAGCCCGATGTCGCTGTGGTCGTGAACCGCGGTCCGCGCAAGGTCGGCGCTGCTGTCTTCACGAGCAACCGCGCGAAGGCGAACCCGATCATCTGGTCGCAGCAGGCCGTCGCGGACCGCGTCGTCGAGGCGGTCGTCCTCAACTCCGGAGGAGCGAACTGCTTCACCGGAACGTTCGGGTTCCAGACGACGCACCAGACCGCGGAGAAGGCGGCCGAGATGCTCGGCGTCAGCGCCGGTGACGTGCTGATCTGCTCCACGGGACTGATCGGGGTCGGCGACGAAGTGTTCCGTGCGAAGGTGCTCACCGGCACCGCCCACGCGATCGCCGAACTCAGCGCGGACGGCGGTCAATCCGCAGCCGAGGCGATCATGACAACCGACTCGGTGTCGAAGACGGCGACGATCACGCGCGACGGCTGGACCATCGGCGGCATGGCGAAGGGTGCCGGCATGCTGGCACCGGGCCTCGCAACGATGCTCGTCGTTCTCACCACCGATGCCGTCCTCGAGCCGCTCGAGGCCGACGCGGCGCTCCGCCGCGCCACCGGGCAGACGTTCGACCGCCTCGACTCCGATGGCTGCATGTCGACGAACGACCAGGTCACACTGCTCGCGAACGGCGCGAGCGGCGTCGTCCCGGGCCTCGAGGACTTCACCCAGGCGCTCATCGACCTCTGCCTCGAACTCTCCGTGAAGCTGCAGGGCGACGCGGAGGGCGCGAGTCACGACATCACGATCGAGGTCCGGAATGCGGCATCCGAGCAGGATGCCGTCGAAGTCGGACGCTCCGTCGCCCGCAACAACCTGTTCAAGGCGGCGATCTTCGGCAACGACCCGAACTGGGGGCGCGTGCTCGCGGCGATCGGCACCACCAACGCGCAGTTCGATCCGTACGACGTCGACGTCTCGATGAACGGCGTCCGGGTGTGCTCGCAGGGCGGTCCCGATCGCCCCCGCGAAGAGGTCGACCTCACGCCGCGCGCGACGCACCTCGTGATCGACCTGAAGGTCGGCGATGCGTCGGCAACGATCCTCACCAACGACCTCACCCACGATTACGTGCACGAGAACAGCGCGTACGCCTCATGA
- the argC gene encoding N-acetyl-gamma-glutamyl-phosphate reductase, translated as MTYTVAVSGASGYAGGEILRLLAGHPDIDIRTVTAHSNAGQPLIDHQPHLRSLAHLTLQDTTPEILSGHDIVFLALPHGQSGQYTDALGDTPLVIDAGADHRLTSEAAWDAFYGGAFHEPWSYGVPELLVDGVKQRELLRHATRIAAPGCNASTVSLSLAPGVAAGVIDPGDIVSVLAVGPSGAGKSLKQNLLASEVLGTANPYAVGGTHRHIPEIRQALAASSGADPESIRISFTPVLVPMSRGILATSTAPIKPGATDAEIRAAWESAYGDETFVQLLPEGRFPRTADVLGANTALIGLAIDRAANRVTVVTAVDNLVKGTAGAAIQSMNLALGLPEDRALSINGVAP; from the coding sequence ATGACGTACACCGTCGCCGTCTCCGGCGCATCCGGCTATGCGGGCGGCGAGATTCTGCGCCTTCTCGCCGGTCATCCCGACATCGACATCCGTACCGTGACCGCGCATTCGAATGCCGGTCAGCCGCTGATCGATCATCAGCCGCACCTGCGCTCGCTCGCTCACCTCACTCTGCAGGACACGACGCCGGAGATCCTCTCCGGTCACGACATCGTGTTCCTCGCTCTCCCGCACGGCCAGTCCGGGCAGTACACCGATGCGCTGGGCGACACCCCGCTCGTCATCGACGCCGGTGCCGATCACCGCCTGACCTCCGAGGCGGCCTGGGATGCCTTCTACGGGGGCGCATTCCACGAGCCGTGGAGCTACGGCGTCCCCGAGCTCCTCGTGGACGGCGTCAAGCAGCGCGAGCTTCTGCGCCACGCGACCCGGATCGCGGCGCCCGGCTGCAACGCCTCCACGGTGAGCCTGAGTCTCGCACCAGGTGTCGCCGCGGGCGTCATCGATCCCGGTGACATCGTCTCCGTCCTCGCGGTCGGCCCATCCGGAGCGGGCAAGAGCCTCAAGCAGAACCTGCTCGCCAGCGAGGTCCTCGGCACCGCGAACCCCTACGCGGTCGGTGGGACGCACCGGCACATCCCGGAGATCCGCCAGGCTCTCGCCGCATCCAGCGGAGCGGACCCCGAGAGCATCCGCATCTCCTTCACGCCGGTCCTGGTGCCGATGTCTCGCGGCATCCTCGCGACGTCGACCGCGCCGATCAAGCCCGGAGCCACCGACGCTGAGATCCGCGCCGCGTGGGAGAGTGCCTACGGCGATGAGACCTTCGTGCAGCTGTTGCCGGAGGGCCGTTTCCCACGCACCGCCGACGTGCTCGGCGCGAACACCGCCCTGATCGGTCTCGCCATCGACCGGGCAGCCAATCGCGTGACCGTGGTCACCGCCGTCGACAATCTCGTCAAGGGCACCGCGGGAGCAGCCATCCAGTCCATGAACCTCGCGCTCGGTCTGCCCGAGGACCGCGCCCTCTCAATCAACGGAGTCGCACCATGA
- the argF gene encoding ornithine carbamoyltransferase has product MTTRHLLRDDDLTPAEQAEILDLALELKKDRWADKSLAGPQTVAVIFDKSSTRTRVSFAVGIADLGGSPLIISTANSQLGGKETPSDTARVLERQVAAIVWRTYAQAGLEEMARGTRVPVINALSDDFHPCQLLADLLTIREHKGELKGLTLSFFGDGQSNMSHSYILAGVTAGMHVRVVAPAGYAPRADVVEAAERRAAETGGSITLLTDPVAAAIGADVVVTDTWVSMGKEEEKLARIRDLGAYKVTPDTMALADSEAIFIHCLPADRGYEVDSEVIDGPQSVVWDEAENRLHAQKALLVWLLGKTKDA; this is encoded by the coding sequence ATGACCACCCGCCACCTGCTGCGCGATGACGACCTGACTCCTGCCGAGCAGGCCGAGATCCTCGATCTCGCGCTCGAACTGAAGAAGGACCGCTGGGCCGACAAGAGCCTCGCCGGCCCCCAGACCGTCGCGGTGATCTTCGACAAGTCCTCGACCCGTACCCGGGTCTCGTTCGCGGTCGGCATCGCCGACCTCGGCGGCTCTCCGCTGATCATCTCGACGGCGAACAGCCAGCTCGGCGGGAAGGAGACGCCCTCCGATACCGCGCGCGTGCTCGAGCGCCAGGTCGCGGCCATCGTCTGGCGCACCTATGCGCAGGCAGGGCTCGAGGAGATGGCCAGGGGCACCAGGGTGCCGGTCATCAATGCGCTCTCCGACGACTTCCACCCGTGCCAGCTCCTTGCGGATCTTCTGACGATCCGCGAGCACAAGGGTGAGCTCAAGGGACTCACGCTGAGCTTCTTCGGCGACGGCCAGAGCAACATGTCGCACTCGTACATCCTCGCGGGCGTCACGGCCGGGATGCACGTGCGGGTCGTCGCTCCGGCCGGCTACGCTCCGCGTGCCGATGTCGTCGAGGCCGCAGAGCGCCGCGCGGCCGAGACGGGTGGCTCGATCACTCTCCTCACCGACCCGGTCGCTGCTGCGATCGGAGCCGATGTCGTCGTCACCGACACCTGGGTGTCGATGGGCAAGGAGGAGGAGAAGCTCGCGCGGATCCGCGACCTCGGCGCCTACAAGGTCACGCCGGACACCATGGCCCTCGCCGACTCCGAGGCGATCTTCATCCACTGTCTTCCCGCCGATCGCGGTTACGAGGTGGACTCCGAGGTCATCGACGGCCCGCAGAGCGTGGTCTGGGATGAGGCGGAGAACCGGCTGCATGCGCAGAAGGCGCTGCTGGTCTGGCTGCTCGGTAAGACGAAGGACGCATGA
- the argB gene encoding acetylglutamate kinase: MTDIQDTTPDVAAVKASTLIESLPWLKKFRDQIVVIKYGGNAMISDELQEAFAQDIAYLRYVGVQPVVVHGGGPQISDMLERLDIPSEFKGGYRVTNTEAISVVRMVLTGQVNPQLVAKINSHGPIATGLSGEDAGLFGGRRRGVIIDGEEIDLGRVGDVVEVDPTPVLDHLAAGRIPVVSSIAPDLDHPGQSLNVNADAAASALAIALDAAKLVILTDVPGLYADWPNRDSLVSHLTSTELISMLPKLESGMIPKMRACLDAVEGGVDAAAIIDGRVPHSVLVELFTSKGIGTEVVMAANGVSA; the protein is encoded by the coding sequence ATGACCGACATCCAGGACACCACGCCGGACGTCGCCGCCGTCAAGGCCTCGACGCTCATCGAGTCGCTCCCGTGGCTGAAGAAGTTCCGCGACCAGATCGTCGTCATCAAATACGGCGGCAACGCCATGATCTCCGATGAGCTGCAGGAAGCATTCGCACAGGACATCGCCTATCTGCGTTACGTCGGCGTGCAGCCGGTCGTCGTGCACGGTGGCGGGCCGCAGATCTCCGACATGCTCGAGCGCTTGGACATCCCCAGCGAGTTCAAGGGCGGCTACCGGGTCACCAACACCGAGGCGATCAGCGTCGTACGGATGGTGCTCACCGGCCAGGTGAACCCGCAGCTCGTCGCGAAGATCAATTCGCACGGTCCGATCGCCACCGGTCTCAGCGGTGAGGACGCGGGCCTGTTCGGCGGCCGCCGCCGCGGCGTCATTATCGACGGCGAAGAGATCGATCTCGGACGCGTCGGCGACGTCGTGGAGGTGGATCCGACGCCGGTGCTCGATCACCTCGCTGCCGGTCGCATCCCGGTCGTCTCCAGCATCGCCCCCGATCTCGATCACCCGGGACAATCGCTGAACGTGAATGCGGATGCCGCGGCGTCCGCATTGGCGATCGCCCTGGATGCCGCCAAGCTCGTCATCCTCACCGACGTGCCCGGCTTGTACGCGGACTGGCCCAACCGGGATTCGCTGGTCTCTCATCTCACCTCGACCGAGCTCATCAGCATGCTGCCCAAGCTGGAGTCGGGGATGATCCCGAAGATGCGGGCCTGCCTCGACGCTGTCGAGGGAGGAGTGGACGCGGCGGCCATCATCGATGGGCGAGTGCCCCACTCGGTGCTCGTCGAACTCTTCACGAGCAAAGGAATCGGAACAGAAGTGGTCATGGCAGCGAACGGGGTATCGGCATGA
- a CDS encoding acetylornithine transaminase has translation MSNWQDDAASDLVLNAGPRLALLTRGEGSYLWDADGRRHLDFLAGIAVTSLGHAHPVFVEAISKQAATLAHVSNYFATPPQLALAARLKRLAGAGIDGRVFFSNSGAEANEAAFKLARLHGGTERPRIIALENGFHGRTMGSLALTAKATMRAPFEPMPGGVEHIPATVEALEAAIDDRVAAVIVEPIQGEAGVVELPEGYLAAARSLTLKHGALLIVDEIQTGAGRTGAWFGFSHDGITPDAITLAKGIGGGFPIGALVTFGAASALFTPGSHGSTFGGNPLATAVADAVLAEIEHAGLVDNAARRGEELRAVIEGIGSPLIDGVRGRGLLIGVGLTQPVAGDVVAAAQERGLIINAANPETVRIAPALNIGDAEIAEFRELFAAALADVQASAAAASAPETGKVHA, from the coding sequence ATGAGTAATTGGCAGGATGACGCGGCGAGCGATCTGGTCCTCAACGCGGGGCCGCGTCTCGCGCTGCTCACGCGTGGCGAAGGCTCCTACCTGTGGGACGCCGACGGCCGACGCCACCTCGACTTCCTCGCCGGCATCGCCGTGACGTCGCTCGGACATGCGCACCCGGTGTTCGTCGAGGCCATCTCGAAGCAGGCGGCCACTCTCGCTCACGTCTCGAACTACTTCGCGACTCCGCCGCAGCTCGCGCTCGCCGCTCGGCTCAAGCGCCTCGCCGGCGCGGGGATCGACGGGCGCGTGTTCTTCTCCAACTCCGGTGCCGAGGCGAACGAGGCGGCATTCAAGCTCGCGCGCCTGCACGGGGGGACGGAACGCCCGCGCATCATCGCCCTGGAGAACGGCTTCCATGGTCGCACCATGGGATCGCTCGCCCTCACCGCGAAAGCCACCATGCGTGCGCCGTTCGAGCCGATGCCCGGCGGCGTCGAGCACATTCCCGCGACCGTGGAGGCGCTCGAAGCGGCGATCGACGACCGCGTCGCTGCGGTGATCGTCGAACCCATCCAGGGCGAGGCCGGTGTCGTAGAACTGCCGGAGGGATACCTCGCTGCGGCACGCTCGCTCACGCTGAAGCACGGCGCCCTCCTCATCGTCGACGAGATCCAGACGGGCGCCGGTCGTACCGGGGCCTGGTTCGGGTTCAGTCATGACGGCATCACGCCGGACGCGATCACCCTGGCGAAGGGGATCGGCGGTGGGTTCCCGATCGGTGCTCTGGTCACGTTCGGTGCGGCCAGCGCGCTGTTCACGCCCGGTTCGCACGGCTCGACCTTCGGCGGAAACCCGCTGGCGACGGCCGTCGCCGACGCTGTGCTCGCCGAGATCGAGCACGCGGGCCTCGTCGACAACGCCGCACGACGCGGCGAGGAGCTGCGAGCCGTCATCGAGGGGATCGGCTCGCCGCTGATCGACGGCGTCCGCGGTCGCGGACTCCTCATCGGCGTCGGCCTCACGCAGCCGGTGGCCGGCGACGTCGTCGCCGCCGCCCAGGAGCGCGGCCTGATCATCAACGCGGCCAATCCCGAAACCGTGCGGATCGCACCGGCGCTGAACATCGGCGATGCCGAGATCGCCGAGTTCCGTGAGCTGTTCGCCGCCGCACTCGCCGATGTCCAGGCATCCGCCGCCGCGGCATCCGCACCCGAGACCGGAAAGGTTCACGCATGA
- the argH gene encoding argininosuccinate lyase: MTGAKHEGTNEGALWGARFATGPSPELVELSRSTHFDWILAPYDIAGSHAHATALAAAGYLEPDEAQRMHEGLDAVLRSVQNGSLQPAPSDEDVHGALEQALIAELGPELGGRLRAGRSRNDQIATLVRMYLIDHARVIARDILRVVDALVAQAEAHPDAILPGRTHLQHAQPVLLAHHLQAHGWPLVRELERLVDWRRRAGVSPYGGGALAGSTLGLDPALVATELGLDRPAENSLDGTSARDVVAEFAFITAMTGVDISRLSEEIILWNTREFGFVTLDDGYSTGSSIMPQKKNPDIAELARGKSGRLIGNLSGLLATLKGLPLAYNRDLQEDKEPVFDSVQTLEVVLPAFAGMIATLRFDTERMAALAPQGFSLATDVAEWLVKRRVPFRDAHEISGALVRACEEQGIGLEDASDELLLSVSAHLVPEVREVLTIEGSVASRTGAGGTAPVRVAEQRAELVARAQAAAHALGL; the protein is encoded by the coding sequence ATGACCGGTGCGAAGCACGAGGGCACGAACGAAGGTGCGCTCTGGGGCGCCCGGTTCGCGACGGGGCCGTCGCCGGAGCTGGTGGAGCTCAGCCGCTCGACGCACTTCGACTGGATCCTGGCGCCGTACGACATCGCCGGCTCCCACGCGCATGCGACCGCGCTCGCTGCCGCCGGTTATCTGGAGCCGGACGAGGCGCAGCGGATGCACGAGGGGCTGGATGCTGTGCTCCGCTCGGTGCAGAACGGAAGTCTGCAACCGGCTCCGAGCGATGAGGACGTGCACGGCGCCCTGGAGCAGGCTCTGATCGCCGAACTCGGTCCGGAACTCGGCGGGCGTCTGCGCGCCGGCCGAAGCCGCAACGACCAGATCGCGACGCTGGTGCGGATGTACCTCATCGACCACGCACGCGTGATCGCCCGCGATATTCTGCGCGTCGTCGATGCCCTCGTCGCGCAGGCCGAGGCGCACCCCGATGCGATCCTTCCCGGCCGCACCCACCTCCAGCACGCCCAGCCGGTGCTGCTGGCGCACCACCTGCAGGCGCACGGCTGGCCGCTGGTGCGCGAACTCGAGCGCCTGGTCGACTGGCGTCGTCGTGCCGGGGTCTCGCCCTACGGCGGGGGAGCGCTGGCGGGATCCACGCTGGGGCTCGATCCTGCGCTGGTGGCAACAGAGCTGGGTCTCGACCGTCCGGCGGAGAACTCGCTCGACGGCACGTCGGCGCGCGACGTGGTGGCCGAATTCGCCTTCATCACGGCGATGACGGGTGTCGACATCTCGCGGCTCAGCGAGGAGATCATCCTCTGGAACACCCGCGAGTTCGGCTTCGTCACGCTCGATGACGGCTACTCGACCGGGTCGAGCATCATGCCCCAGAAGAAGAACCCGGACATCGCCGAGCTCGCCCGTGGCAAGTCGGGGCGCCTCATAGGCAATCTCTCCGGTCTGCTGGCGACGCTCAAGGGTCTCCCGCTCGCGTACAACCGCGATCTGCAGGAGGACAAGGAACCGGTATTCGACTCGGTGCAGACCCTCGAGGTCGTGCTCCCTGCATTCGCAGGGATGATCGCGACGCTGCGGTTCGACACGGAGCGGATGGCGGCGCTCGCACCGCAGGGCTTCTCGTTGGCGACCGACGTCGCCGAGTGGCTGGTGAAGCGCCGGGTCCCGTTCCGAGACGCCCACGAGATCTCGGGCGCCCTCGTGCGTGCGTGCGAGGAACAGGGCATCGGGCTCGAGGATGCCTCCGATGAGCTGCTGCTCTCGGTCTCGGCGCACCTCGTACCGGAGGTGCGCGAGGTGCTCACGATCGAAGGGTCAGTGGCATCGCGCACCGGCGCCGGCGGCACCGCACCCGTGCGGGTCGCGGAGCAGCGCGCCGAGCTGGTCGCGCGGGCGCAGGCGGCCGCGCACGCGCTCGGGCTGTAG